One window from the genome of Lentibacillus daqui encodes:
- a CDS encoding aspartyl-phosphate phosphatase Spo0E family protein: MYIHKNLQESIHIKRRQMIDLAYEKGFTHEETVKCSQELDDLLNLYRNYLLTGQGQHWKLLNHYI; encoded by the coding sequence TTGTATATACATAAAAATTTACAGGAGTCAATCCATATAAAAAGAAGACAAATGATTGATTTAGCTTATGAAAAGGGATTTACCCATGAAGAGACAGTGAAATGCAGCCAGGAGTTAGATGATCTATTGAATTTATACAGAAATTATTTGTTAACTGGGCAGGGGCAACATTGGAAACTATTAAATCATTATATCTGA
- a CDS encoding HAD family hydrolase yields MTYQVLFLDIDGTILKPDHTYTASTKDAITQLKEKGIEVFLATGRPIHELSELADELGITSFIGYNGAHAIYKNQSIIDEPMNPDTIATFLQIASDRGQELVLYTSEKNYYTALDTPEVNQFIETFQMHKNERFTSEIMNRVLGATIINMNPADVIHYEFDANIHLSQVNITGVEHCYDIIRKTVNKGEAVKRVLKRLDIPKESAIAFGDGMNDKEMLQTVGEGFAMGNASPALSQYANRRTTTVENSGIFNGLKQLGLVR; encoded by the coding sequence ATGACCTACCAGGTACTTTTTCTCGACATCGATGGGACGATATTAAAACCAGACCATACCTACACGGCATCAACCAAAGATGCGATTACCCAGCTTAAAGAAAAGGGCATTGAGGTTTTTCTCGCAACCGGAAGACCAATCCATGAACTTTCTGAGCTGGCCGATGAACTTGGTATTACCTCATTTATTGGTTACAACGGTGCACACGCCATCTACAAAAACCAGTCCATTATTGACGAGCCCATGAATCCAGATACGATTGCGACATTTTTGCAGATTGCAAGTGATCGTGGACAAGAACTCGTGTTATATACTAGCGAAAAAAATTATTATACAGCTCTGGATACACCAGAAGTCAACCAATTCATCGAAACATTCCAAATGCACAAAAACGAGCGTTTCACCAGCGAAATAATGAACCGGGTGCTTGGCGCAACCATCATTAACATGAATCCAGCGGACGTTATCCATTATGAATTTGATGCTAATATCCACCTTTCCCAAGTAAACATAACTGGTGTCGAACATTGCTATGACATTATTCGCAAAACCGTCAACAAAGGAGAAGCGGTTAAGCGTGTACTCAAACGTTTGGATATTCCCAAAGAAAGTGCGATTGCCTTTGGGGATGGGATGAATGATAAAGAAATGCTGCAAACCGTTGGAGAGGGCTTCGCTATGGGAAATGCCAGCCCAGCTTTATCGCAATATGCAAACCGCAGAACAACAACGGTGGAGAATTCCGGAATTTTTAATGGATTGAAGCAATTGGGTTTGGTTAGGTAA
- a CDS encoding methionine biosynthesis protein MetW, which yields MREYYYDKLLHVKTGESKNVAYPDSPYHYPYEPTPYDALDTLFTNYSIKAGSQVVDFGCGKGRLNFYLHYFQELAVKGIEMDQDLLKGASDNLRSYLHNTKNQQQPIEFINCLAEEYRIVPEDTYFYFFNPFSIQIFRKVVDHILVSVAETDRDAELILYYPDEKYIDFLESETMFTLKQEIIVPGLYDWDLDERFLVYDLI from the coding sequence ATCAGAGAGTACTATTATGATAAATTGCTGCACGTCAAGACAGGAGAAAGTAAGAACGTTGCATATCCCGATTCACCTTATCACTACCCATATGAACCGACACCCTATGACGCACTTGATACATTATTTACCAATTATTCGATAAAGGCTGGCAGTCAGGTAGTGGATTTTGGATGCGGAAAAGGTCGTTTGAATTTTTATCTGCATTATTTTCAAGAATTAGCTGTAAAAGGAATTGAAATGGATCAGGATTTACTAAAAGGTGCGTCTGACAATCTAAGAAGCTATTTGCATAATACAAAAAATCAACAGCAACCAATTGAATTTATTAATTGTCTGGCGGAAGAATATCGAATTGTCCCGGAAGATACCTATTTTTATTTTTTTAACCCTTTTTCCATCCAGATTTTCCGGAAAGTTGTCGATCATATTTTGGTATCGGTTGCCGAAACTGATAGGGACGCTGAACTCATTTTGTATTATCCAGACGAAAAATATATCGATTTTTTGGAAAGTGAAACAATGTTCACCTTGAAGCAGGAGATTATTGTGCCAGGGTTATACGACTGGGACCTGGATGAACGGTTTTTGGTTTATGATTTGATATAA
- a CDS encoding DUF5344 family protein, which yields MGTEVKISFADVEQTLNEMESSGQALESIHVMIADDNQLDMADKLNTINQALDDIIGSYQSLLLNNKEATIRSVQTMQKTDEKAADAIQFSD from the coding sequence ATGGGTACAGAAGTAAAGATTAGTTTTGCGGACGTGGAGCAGACACTAAATGAAATGGAGTCATCGGGTCAAGCCTTGGAATCGATCCATGTTATGATTGCGGATGATAATCAACTTGATATGGCCGATAAACTGAATACGATTAATCAAGCGCTGGATGATATCATCGGATCCTATCAGTCATTGTTGCTTAACAATAAAGAGGCTACAATTCGGTCGGTGCAAACGATGCAGAAAACGGATGAAAAGGCAGCAGATGCAATACAATTTTCTGATTAA
- a CDS encoding YwqH-like family protein, producing MKQEMNDTIDMQITTLQSTIYSMNQQLIQKRDELERLKTTHLQLEDYQEEFQVNQRYCLDPDLSRRTWNGQQANQFDGFRNGEIKATYKSIPDQQLDHIIFLLTDKIEEIRASIGDMESDYASKNRLLSDLRSQRRGS from the coding sequence GTGAAACAAGAAATGAATGATACAATTGATATGCAAATCACAACCCTTCAGAGCACCATTTACTCCATGAATCAACAACTTATCCAAAAACGTGACGAATTAGAACGGTTAAAAACAACGCATCTACAACTTGAAGATTATCAAGAGGAATTCCAGGTCAATCAACGGTACTGCCTCGACCCGGACTTGTCGAGGCGTACGTGGAATGGGCAACAGGCAAATCAATTTGATGGGTTCCGAAACGGTGAAATTAAGGCAACGTATAAATCCATCCCGGATCAGCAACTAGATCATATCATTTTCCTGTTAACGGATAAAATTGAGGAAATACGCGCATCAATTGGCGATATGGAAAGTGATTATGCATCCAAAAACAGACTGTTAAGTGATTTGCGGTCACAGCGAAGGGGGAGTTAA
- a CDS encoding secondary thiamine-phosphate synthase enzyme YjbQ — protein sequence MNKRFTLKTNRHSEMIEITPTLEQWLREMKVKDGILIVSSLHTTAGITVNENADPDVKTDMLMRLDEIYPWNHPQDLHVEGNTAAHLKTSTVGHAQTIIISDGELVLGTWQGVYFCEFDGPRNRKYHAKLIA from the coding sequence ATGAATAAACGCTTCACTTTAAAAACAAACCGGCATTCGGAAATGATTGAGATTACACCTACGCTAGAGCAGTGGCTTCGTGAAATGAAAGTAAAAGATGGCATTTTAATTGTTTCATCCTTACACACGACAGCTGGGATTACTGTGAATGAAAATGCCGACCCCGATGTCAAAACTGATATGCTTATGCGGCTCGATGAAATCTATCCATGGAACCACCCACAAGACTTGCATGTCGAAGGAAATACGGCAGCCCATTTAAAAACGAGTACTGTTGGACATGCCCAAACCATCATTATTTCTGACGGGGAACTCGTACTTGGTACATGGCAAGGGGTATATTTTTGTGAATTTGACGGGCCACGCAATCGAAAATATCATGCGAAATTGATCGCCTGA
- a CDS encoding DUF2922 domain-containing protein: MKKLELKFLNEDGKTVTYSLDKPVEPVDPAAVKSAMDEIISQDVFTTSGGDLVSIKGARLVDHQVTEIELD, encoded by the coding sequence GTGAAAAAGCTTGAGTTGAAATTTTTAAATGAAGATGGCAAAACCGTTACCTATTCGCTGGATAAACCGGTGGAACCAGTTGATCCAGCAGCTGTTAAAAGCGCAATGGATGAGATTATCAGCCAGGATGTGTTTACAACTTCAGGAGGTGACCTTGTTTCAATCAAGGGAGCCCGACTGGTTGATCATCAGGTGACGGAGATTGAGCTTGACTAA
- a CDS encoding DUF1659 domain-containing protein, with protein sequence MAVAELYSSTLQIILDDGLDMDSGKQVYKTKSFNNIKPEATSDQLYALAHAFVELQELPLYDIERKDSSQIMES encoded by the coding sequence ATGGCAGTAGCAGAATTGTATAGTTCCACTTTGCAAATTATCCTGGACGATGGCCTGGATATGGACTCAGGGAAGCAGGTTTATAAGACGAAGAGCTTCAATAATATCAAGCCTGAAGCAACTTCTGATCAGCTTTATGCCCTAGCCCATGCTTTTGTCGAATTGCAGGAGCTTCCACTTTACGACATCGAACGTAAAGACAGCTCCCAGATTATGGAGTCATAG
- a CDS encoding WecB/TagA/CpsF family glycosyltransferase: MTNSRTSVTIMGIPFIHTTKQEFLEKYLAPRIANQENTFVVTANPEIVMHAREHPAYKEIVLSADYVVPDGSGILMAAKYQKEPLPERIPGFDLMLDLLDHAERWGYRCFFLGAEETVNEKMVKEVKHKYPDLKIAGHHHGFFDLDDTEIAAKVERTNPDIIFVALGFPKQEEWIAKYRQQFSKGLFIGLGGSFDTIAGVTKAKRAPQFWISLNLEWLYRLIKQPTRLKRILKVFAFMGRVILKRD, encoded by the coding sequence ATGACGAATTCCAGGACTTCAGTAACTATTATGGGCATCCCATTTATCCATACAACGAAGCAGGAATTTCTTGAAAAATACCTTGCACCAAGAATCGCGAATCAGGAGAATACATTTGTAGTTACGGCTAATCCGGAAATCGTAATGCATGCCCGCGAACACCCAGCCTATAAGGAGATTGTTCTTAGTGCCGATTATGTAGTTCCGGACGGTTCAGGCATTTTGATGGCAGCAAAATATCAAAAAGAACCATTGCCGGAGCGAATTCCCGGCTTTGATCTCATGCTTGATTTGCTTGATCATGCAGAACGGTGGGGATACCGCTGCTTTTTTCTGGGTGCTGAAGAAACTGTCAATGAAAAGATGGTAAAAGAAGTCAAACATAAATATCCCGATTTGAAGATTGCCGGACACCATCATGGTTTTTTTGATTTGGATGACACGGAAATTGCTGCTAAGGTGGAGCGCACCAATCCTGACATCATTTTTGTTGCGCTTGGATTTCCCAAACAAGAGGAATGGATTGCCAAATACAGACAGCAATTTTCCAAGGGATTGTTTATCGGGTTAGGTGGGAGTTTTGATACGATTGCCGGAGTGACCAAGGCAAAACGGGCTCCGCAATTTTGGATTTCGCTTAATCTGGAATGGCTGTATCGTTTGATTAAACAGCCAACACGATTGAAACGAATTTTGAAAGTATTTGCGTTTATGGGGCGAGTGATTTTAAAACGTGATTGA
- a CDS encoding LCP family protein has translation MSNQTRFVRHRRKRKLRKKVVFILVPFLLVFIGVATYGTYLYMKAGSVFSESFQDDGREKSSLRETKVDPSIDNVSVLIMGVDASDVRDNKDSNNSRTDTLMLATLNKDDKSVKLLSIPRDSFVYIPEAGFQSKINAAHAYGGPKSTIETVENLLNIPVDYYVKVNFEAFIDVVNAVDGVDVNVPYEMYEQDSKDKANKIHLLPGKQKLNGEEALAFARTRKQDNDIERGKRQQEVIKAIMNRAISMNSILKYDDVIEAVGKNMTTNMTFDEMKSFISYGTSKDLDIESLTLEGQDYQPANVYYYQLDEVALEETQHILRKQLDLSDSVSATAGDDNNVETGTEAGTEPETNPDLTY, from the coding sequence ATGTCCAATCAAACACGTTTTGTGCGACACAGAAGAAAACGTAAACTGCGGAAAAAGGTTGTTTTCATCCTTGTCCCATTTTTATTAGTATTTATCGGAGTTGCTACCTATGGCACATATCTATATATGAAAGCCGGCTCTGTTTTCTCCGAGTCATTTCAGGATGATGGAAGGGAGAAATCAAGTTTACGTGAAACAAAAGTTGACCCCTCCATCGATAATGTATCCGTTTTGATCATGGGTGTAGATGCCAGTGATGTTCGTGATAATAAAGATAGCAACAATTCACGTACGGACACATTGATGCTTGCCACATTGAACAAAGATGATAAAAGTGTAAAACTGCTTAGCATTCCACGTGATTCCTTTGTTTATATTCCTGAAGCGGGCTTTCAGTCAAAAATTAACGCCGCTCATGCCTATGGCGGACCAAAGTCAACGATTGAAACTGTGGAGAACCTGCTGAACATTCCTGTAGATTATTATGTCAAAGTAAACTTCGAAGCATTCATCGATGTGGTTAACGCAGTCGATGGTGTGGATGTTAATGTACCATACGAAATGTATGAACAGGACTCCAAAGATAAGGCGAACAAAATTCACTTGCTCCCGGGAAAGCAGAAATTAAATGGTGAAGAGGCTTTGGCATTTGCCAGAACAAGAAAACAGGATAATGACATTGAACGGGGCAAACGGCAACAGGAAGTAATCAAAGCCATCATGAATAGGGCAATATCAATGAATTCCATCTTAAAATATGACGATGTTATTGAAGCAGTTGGCAAGAATATGACCACCAACATGACATTCGATGAAATGAAAAGCTTTATATCCTATGGAACAAGCAAAGATTTAGACATCGAATCACTAACATTGGAGGGGCAGGATTACCAGCCAGCCAATGTCTATTATTACCAGCTGGATGAAGTGGCACTGGAAGAAACACAGCATATACTAAGAAAACAACTGGATTTGTCTGATTCGGTGAGTGCAACCGCGGGTGACGATAACAACGTGGAAACAGGCACTGAAGCAGGAACAGAACCGGAGACGAACCCGGATTTGACCTATTAA
- a CDS encoding glycosyltransferase family 4 protein, with product MVGLAFLTLFISLIITPILIKVSLKFNATDKPNQRKVHKAPIPTLGGIAIYLSFLIGLCILQPINQYHIAILCGGFVMVLVGCIDDLFDLSPKVKFIAQTGAACLVVFWGGLQVEFINLPFGGQIEFGFLSSVVTIIWIVGITNAINLIDGLDGLAGGVSAIALFTIAGMAVIMGNIYVATIALILFFSTVGFLRYNFFPAKIFMGDTGALFLGYMIAVLALLGFKNVTIISFIIPIFILGVPISDTLIAMVRRYINKQPISSPDSSHLHHRLVKSGFTHKQTVLIIYTLSGMFSVAAILFSMTTVWGSLLIFAISLVAVQFLIENLELINAEYKPLTNLVKGLKHK from the coding sequence ATAGTGGGATTAGCCTTTTTAACACTGTTCATTTCATTAATCATAACGCCGATTTTGATAAAAGTTTCATTGAAGTTTAACGCAACAGATAAACCAAATCAACGAAAAGTTCATAAAGCGCCGATTCCAACGCTGGGTGGAATCGCCATTTATTTAAGTTTCCTCATTGGCTTATGTATACTACAACCGATCAATCAATACCATATTGCCATTCTTTGTGGCGGTTTTGTTATGGTGCTCGTTGGTTGTATTGACGATTTATTTGACCTCTCTCCAAAGGTTAAATTTATAGCCCAAACGGGAGCTGCTTGTCTAGTCGTTTTCTGGGGCGGCCTGCAGGTGGAATTTATTAACCTGCCGTTTGGTGGACAAATTGAATTTGGCTTTTTAAGTTCAGTAGTTACGATTATTTGGATTGTCGGGATTACGAATGCCATTAACCTGATTGACGGCCTGGACGGGCTTGCCGGCGGGGTATCCGCAATTGCCTTATTTACCATTGCCGGAATGGCCGTAATTATGGGCAATATTTATGTAGCGACGATAGCTTTGATCCTATTTTTTAGCACAGTTGGCTTTTTACGATATAACTTTTTCCCGGCCAAAATTTTTATGGGAGATACTGGTGCATTATTTTTAGGTTATATGATTGCAGTATTGGCACTGCTCGGGTTTAAGAATGTAACGATTATTTCGTTTATCATTCCGATCTTTATTTTGGGTGTGCCGATTTCCGATACCTTGATTGCCATGGTTCGCCGGTATATTAATAAACAGCCGATATCGAGTCCGGACAGTTCACATTTGCATCATCGCTTGGTTAAGTCCGGATTTACCCATAAGCAAACTGTGTTAATTATCTACACGCTTAGTGGTATGTTTAGTGTTGCAGCAATTTTATTCTCGATGACAACAGTTTGGGGATCGCTGCTGATTTTCGCGATTTCCTTGGTAGCAGTACAATTTTTAATTGAAAATCTGGAATTAATCAATGCTGAATATAAACCTTTGACAAATTTGGTGAAAGGGTTGAAGCATAAATAG
- a CDS encoding glycosyltransferase family 4 protein: MKILHLNAGNETGGGMHHILGLLKEFNRDEFVLGVLEKGELLKQAKKWGIQTVYFSNHLKLSIPLMRKIAGFIKKERIRFVHTHGPRANVYAKILKKMASFHWVVTVHSDPAHDFMGKGLYGNFLCHIHLNAIRHADRVIAISEPFRTNLNGAGVENKKIITALNGIDFRKKLDSPHVRDDFGFSNHDFLFLMVARLEPVKGHQIAFEALAQLLAGHANCHLLLAGDGSLTDKLKDAARDLGIENHVHFLGHRQDIDKFYGMADVTMLTSLSESFPLVLLESARAKTPVIASDVGGVAELLCDKSYGWRTSPGNIRELTSAMEEAMVFRDRGMLQSMGEKLKSHASSKFSLEIFAENVYNIYLSMEHVNDSIKSRWI, encoded by the coding sequence ATGAAAATTTTACATTTAAATGCCGGAAATGAAACAGGCGGCGGAATGCATCATATTCTGGGGCTGTTAAAAGAATTTAACCGGGATGAATTTGTTTTAGGTGTTTTAGAAAAAGGCGAACTGCTCAAACAGGCGAAAAAATGGGGGATTCAGACCGTTTATTTTTCCAATCACCTAAAATTAAGTATTCCACTGATGCGTAAAATTGCTGGCTTTATCAAAAAAGAGCGCATTCGTTTCGTTCATACTCACGGGCCACGGGCGAATGTGTACGCAAAGATATTAAAGAAAATGGCTTCCTTCCATTGGGTAGTTACAGTTCACAGTGATCCAGCCCACGACTTTATGGGGAAGGGGCTGTACGGGAATTTCCTCTGCCATATCCATTTAAATGCAATTCGGCATGCAGATCGTGTGATTGCAATTTCCGAACCATTTCGTACCAATTTAAACGGTGCCGGGGTAGAAAACAAGAAAATTATCACCGCATTAAACGGTATTGACTTTCGGAAAAAGCTTGATTCCCCACATGTAAGGGACGACTTTGGTTTCTCTAATCATGATTTTTTATTTTTGATGGTAGCAAGGCTGGAACCGGTAAAGGGTCACCAAATTGCCTTCGAAGCTTTGGCACAATTACTAGCCGGACATGCAAATTGTCACTTGCTGCTGGCGGGTGACGGCTCCCTTACCGACAAATTAAAAGATGCTGCACGCGATTTGGGCATCGAAAATCATGTTCATTTCCTCGGGCACAGACAGGATATCGACAAATTTTACGGGATGGCAGATGTCACGATGCTAACCTCGTTAAGCGAAAGTTTTCCGCTCGTATTGCTGGAATCTGCCCGGGCGAAAACACCAGTGATCGCATCAGATGTTGGCGGTGTAGCGGAATTACTTTGTGACAAATCATACGGATGGCGTACGAGTCCGGGAAATATCCGGGAATTGACCAGTGCGATGGAAGAGGCGATGGTTTTTCGTGATAGGGGAATGCTGCAATCGATGGGGGAAAAGCTCAAATCTCATGCATCAAGTAAATTTTCATTGGAGATTTTTGCTGAAAACGTTTATAATATATATTTAAGTATGGAACATGTAAATGACAGTATAAAAAGCAGATGGATTTGA
- a CDS encoding O-antigen ligase family protein: MEIIEKREKWIFLLIIIQPLIDIATSISSYHGMTVTIGSLFRAILMAGLFIWMIRFIYLYKQEQVWAFFASYFAIILMLAITMLYKPQLNLFQEINFAIKTGYYLVMIHVSILLLKQRILSKATIYRAAAVTSLIVGVSYWLAIATGTGIDSYRYGSAGFSGWFFAANELSVIVIVLLGLSLVHLTYKRTYLSWFSLAFMISMVPMIGTKTAFVGGVALLLTGVGYILLFIRHVGREKSAILFLAIVILFICLIPKTPIFSATGQLGHGADHKTEQIESVSDQTETKSPTNILSSRDMYLQQTKTEFADATVARKLFGLGFAGDNQDVEKLIEMDFFDLFFGYGIIGSFLLVMPLIFLVSKLCKNMFPFTIRKLILACTLGLCLGIAALAGHVLFAPSVMTYVTIGMIALVRENIEVGKYDVP; the protein is encoded by the coding sequence ATGGAAATAATAGAGAAGCGGGAAAAGTGGATTTTTTTATTAATTATCATTCAGCCGCTTATAGATATTGCGACATCTATTTCCAGCTACCATGGGATGACTGTTACAATCGGTTCCCTTTTTCGGGCAATTTTAATGGCTGGGTTGTTTATTTGGATGATACGCTTCATATACTTATATAAACAGGAACAGGTATGGGCTTTTTTTGCATCCTATTTTGCGATTATACTGATGCTGGCCATAACGATGCTATATAAACCCCAACTTAACTTGTTTCAGGAAATAAATTTTGCGATTAAAACCGGCTATTACCTGGTCATGATTCATGTATCAATCCTTTTACTGAAACAAAGAATATTATCAAAAGCAACCATATACAGGGCGGCAGCGGTTACAAGTCTGATCGTTGGAGTCAGTTACTGGCTGGCCATTGCAACCGGCACAGGTATTGACAGTTACCGCTATGGGAGTGCGGGTTTTTCCGGGTGGTTTTTCGCTGCGAATGAATTGAGTGTTATTGTCATTGTTCTGCTGGGATTAAGTCTGGTTCACCTTACCTATAAACGAACATATCTCTCCTGGTTTTCTTTAGCATTCATGATCAGCATGGTGCCAATGATCGGGACAAAAACAGCTTTTGTAGGTGGAGTCGCCCTCCTATTAACAGGTGTGGGATATATACTGCTTTTTATTCGGCACGTTGGGAGAGAAAAAAGCGCCATTCTTTTCCTGGCAATCGTTATCTTATTCATTTGTCTTATTCCAAAAACACCGATTTTTTCAGCAACGGGACAGTTGGGACATGGGGCGGATCATAAAACAGAGCAAATAGAATCTGTCTCTGATCAAACCGAAACCAAAAGTCCAACGAATATCCTTAGTTCTCGTGATATGTATCTGCAACAAACAAAAACAGAATTTGCCGATGCTACGGTGGCAAGGAAATTATTCGGACTAGGGTTTGCTGGTGATAATCAAGATGTTGAGAAGTTGATTGAAATGGACTTCTTTGATTTATTCTTTGGCTATGGTATTATTGGCAGTTTTTTATTAGTCATGCCGCTCATCTTTTTAGTCAGTAAGCTTTGCAAAAACATGTTTCCATTTACCATTAGAAAACTTATTTTGGCTTGTACACTCGGATTATGCCTTGGTATAGCTGCATTAGCCGGTCATGTATTATTTGCGCCATCTGTTATGACATATGTAACCATTGGTATGATTGCTTTAGTTCGGGAAAATATTGAGGTGGGAAAATATGACGTCCCCTAA
- a CDS encoding glycosyltransferase, which produces MTSPNIVSIIVPVYNAEKYLSRCISSILQQTYKLIEVILVNDGSTDDSGLICERYAKRDQRVRVIHQPNAGPSVARNGGIKAATGHFIQFVDADDHLEPTMTQRLVEAMKPGIQMVVCGYHIAQKTMKQPIIPSITGIFSKTDFMQHIGELYKNIILPSPCNKLYDATLINDCHIQFDKHFSMGEDLLFNLGYIEACEQIHIITDPLYTYCINQDSLTKAFKKDLMENQQVLLVRVKDYLRKKNCFTADNQYFLAMIQANSIVNGLNNLFHPDSPLTSRQKKQAINAIVTASYVPMAHFSDTLQARLVGKLVKRQAIHAIYWFFAAKNLLHQRLHPVFNLLKQLN; this is translated from the coding sequence ATGACGTCCCCTAATATAGTCAGTATTATTGTACCTGTATACAATGCTGAGAAATATCTTAGCAGATGCATCAGCAGTATTTTGCAACAGACATACAAGCTGATTGAAGTGATCTTGGTTAACGATGGATCCACCGATGACAGCGGGCTTATTTGTGAGCGTTACGCCAAACGGGATCAACGGGTGCGGGTCATTCATCAGCCAAATGCCGGACCATCCGTTGCGCGTAACGGTGGTATCAAAGCAGCAACGGGACACTTTATTCAGTTCGTCGATGCCGATGACCATCTGGAACCAACCATGACCCAACGTTTGGTGGAAGCGATGAAGCCCGGTATTCAGATGGTTGTTTGCGGATATCATATTGCCCAAAAAACAATGAAACAACCGATTATCCCATCCATTACTGGCATCTTTTCCAAAACAGACTTCATGCAGCATATCGGGGAACTTTATAAAAACATCATTCTTCCTTCACCCTGTAACAAACTATATGATGCTACTCTGATTAACGATTGCCATATTCAATTTGACAAACATTTTTCCATGGGTGAAGATCTGCTGTTTAACCTTGGTTATATTGAAGCATGTGAGCAGATCCATATCATCACCGATCCATTATATACGTATTGTATTAACCAGGATTCATTAACGAAAGCGTTTAAGAAGGACTTGATGGAAAACCAGCAAGTACTGCTTGTTCGGGTCAAAGATTATCTGCGTAAAAAAAACTGTTTCACCGCAGATAATCAATATTTCCTGGCCATGATTCAAGCCAATAGCATTGTGAATGGTCTGAACAATCTATTTCACCCAGACAGTCCGCTTACATCCAGACAAAAAAAACAAGCAATCAACGCTATCGTTACCGCAAGCTATGTACCCATGGCCCATTTTTCCGACACCTTGCAAGCTCGTTTAGTTGGAAAACTGGTTAAACGTCAAGCGATACATGCCATATACTGGTTTTTCGCTGCAAAAAACCTGCTCCACCAACGCCTCCATCCCGTATTTAACTTGCTGAAACAACTCAACTAG